The following are encoded together in the Paludisphaera mucosa genome:
- a CDS encoding SpoIIE family protein phosphatase: protein MAFLKRANGDSAGQIIELKQERTVIGRSPEQCHIVLGPNGVSRRHAEIYRKGDDYFVADLKSRNMTKVNNVKLMPGADRQLVAGDRINICDVEFVFHPLEPGDPEPDGEIVIVTEGEAFDIPPLHTLDASRSSSVASMVKPEVKLKAILEITRDLSTELKIDQVAPRVLESLAQLFPQAERLFLVLIDPVTKRLVRKATKVRQARGRTNFHTSIPADEAPMQMSRSLVNHVLGQKKAVLSQDASTDKNLPTSASIADLKIRSVMCVPMVTPNGQPVGIIQLDTSDRKQFHQEDLDVLAAVAGQAAIAIQNAQLFESLLERERVDRDLKLAEQVQKRFLPQDVPHIAGYEFFAHYEPAYEVGGDYYDFVPLVGDRLAVALGDVSGKGVAAALMMAKFSGDTRYCILTENAPGAAAAELNALLFSAGIEEKFITLSLSVLDARRGSLAMASAGHLPILVRRADGTVEEVGEEIGGFPLGIIPGAEYKQAEVFLRPGDVAVVYSDGVTDSRSVDEELYDCRDNRRLLRRVAEAGGGAEAVGKAILQDIREYSLGHVQADDITLICFGPTLAGPEPHPEGPPTS from the coding sequence ATGGCTTTCCTGAAGCGCGCCAACGGCGATTCCGCCGGGCAGATCATCGAGCTGAAGCAGGAGCGGACGGTGATCGGCCGCTCGCCCGAGCAGTGCCACATCGTGCTGGGGCCCAACGGGGTCAGCCGCCGCCACGCCGAGATCTACCGCAAGGGGGACGACTACTTCGTCGCCGACCTCAAGTCGCGGAACATGACGAAGGTCAACAACGTCAAGCTGATGCCCGGCGCCGACCGCCAGCTCGTCGCCGGCGACCGCATCAACATCTGCGACGTCGAGTTCGTCTTCCACCCCCTGGAGCCCGGCGACCCCGAGCCCGACGGCGAGATCGTCATCGTCACCGAGGGCGAGGCCTTCGACATCCCCCCGCTGCACACCCTCGACGCCTCGCGCTCCAGCTCCGTCGCCAGCATGGTCAAGCCCGAGGTCAAGCTCAAGGCGATCCTCGAGATCACCCGCGACCTCTCCACCGAGCTGAAGATCGACCAGGTCGCCCCCCGCGTGCTGGAGTCGCTGGCCCAGCTCTTCCCCCAGGCCGAGCGCCTCTTCCTGGTCCTGATCGACCCGGTCACCAAGCGGCTGGTCCGCAAGGCCACCAAGGTCCGCCAGGCCCGGGGCCGGACCAACTTCCACACCAGCATCCCGGCCGACGAGGCCCCGATGCAGATGAGCCGGTCGCTGGTCAACCACGTGCTGGGCCAGAAGAAGGCGGTCCTCAGCCAGGACGCCAGCACCGACAAGAACCTCCCCACCAGCGCCTCGATCGCCGACCTCAAGATCCGGTCGGTCATGTGCGTCCCCATGGTCACGCCCAACGGCCAGCCGGTGGGGATCATCCAGCTCGACACCAGCGACCGCAAGCAGTTCCACCAGGAGGACCTGGACGTGCTGGCCGCCGTGGCGGGCCAGGCGGCCATCGCGATCCAGAACGCCCAGCTCTTCGAGTCGCTGCTGGAGCGCGAGCGGGTCGACCGCGACCTGAAGCTGGCCGAGCAGGTGCAGAAGCGGTTCCTGCCCCAGGACGTCCCCCACATCGCCGGCTACGAGTTCTTCGCCCACTACGAGCCGGCCTACGAGGTCGGCGGCGACTACTACGACTTCGTCCCGCTCGTCGGCGACCGCCTGGCGGTGGCGCTCGGCGACGTCTCGGGCAAGGGGGTCGCCGCGGCGCTCATGATGGCCAAGTTCTCGGGCGACACCCGCTACTGCATCCTCACCGAGAACGCCCCCGGGGCCGCCGCCGCCGAGCTCAACGCCCTGCTCTTCTCGGCCGGCATCGAGGAGAAGTTCATCACCCTGAGCCTGAGCGTGCTCGACGCCCGCCGGGGCTCGCTGGCGATGGCCTCGGCCGGCCACCTCCCCATCCTCGTCCGCCGCGCCGACGGCACGGTCGAGGAGGTCGGCGAGGAGATCGGCGGCTTCCCGCTGGGGATCATCCCCGGCGCCGAGTACAAGCAGGCCGAGGTCTTCCTCAGGCCCGGCGACGTCGCCGTCGTCTATTCCGACGGCGTCACCGACTCGCGGAGCGTGGACGAGGAGCTGTACGACTGCCGCGACAACCGCCGCCTGCTCCGCCGCGTGGCCGAGGCCGGCGGGGGCGCCGAGGCGGTCGGCAAGGCCATCCTCCAGGACATCCGCGAGTACTCGCTCGGCCACGTCCAGGCCGACGACATCACCCTCATCTGCTTCGGCCCCACCCTGGCCGGCCCCGAGCCGCATCCCGAAGGCCCCCCCACGTCATGA